A genomic window from Candidatus Zixiibacteriota bacterium includes:
- a CDS encoding VCBS repeat-containing protein, translating to MMRRSDAARLLGHVAVIVAAAGGTFSPGAVHAQGICFEPRRSLAVGDVPYSVFAADLNGDSVADLAVVSRSSNYVSVLMNNGDGSFAAATNYPVGELPMSVFVADLDGDDDADLAVANSSSLSASVSVLKNNGDGTFAAAINYTTGGGPYSVVAADLDGDHDLDLAAADPLSVNVRVLKNNGDGTFGAAASYVAGDAPWSVFAADLDGDSDVDLATANFYTDSVSVLKNNGDASFAAAIRFAVGDSPISVAAADLDGDNDADLAVANYSSQNVAVLTNNGDGTFAPAVFHLAWNLPTDVRAADLDGDGDADLVVANRLSDNVSVLRNNGDGTFEAVPYYPAGDGPQSVSIADLDGDDDLDLAVADYYGDSVSVLMNCTVPPCPCVCHADPQCDSVTSVHDVVRTVDVAFRGDSAPIDPLCPYEQTDVNCSGMTTVHDVVRMVNVAFRGADKATEFCDPCAP from the coding sequence ATGATGCGTCGCTCCGATGCCGCGCGCCTGCTCGGGCACGTGGCGGTGATTGTAGCGGCTGCTGGCGGGACGTTCTCGCCAGGGGCCGTCCATGCACAGGGGATCTGCTTCGAGCCCCGACGCTCGTTGGCTGTAGGTGACGTTCCGTATTCGGTCTTTGCTGCTGACCTTAACGGGGACAGTGTTGCCGACCTCGCCGTGGTCAGCCGGTCGAGCAACTATGTCTCGGTGCTGATGAACAACGGTGACGGGAGTTTCGCGGCGGCGACCAACTACCCCGTGGGGGAGCTCCCCATGTCGGTCTTCGTGGCCGATTTGGATGGTGATGATGACGCCGACCTCGCCGTGGCCAATTCCAGCAGTCTCAGCGCCAGTGTCTCGGTCCTGAAGAACAACGGGGACGGGACGTTTGCGGCCGCGATCAACTACACGACCGGCGGGGGACCCTATTCCGTCGTGGCCGCCGACCTGGACGGGGATCACGACCTGGATCTGGCCGCGGCGGACCCGCTCAGCGTCAATGTCCGGGTGCTGAAGAATAATGGAGATGGGACATTCGGGGCGGCGGCGAGCTACGTGGCCGGGGATGCCCCGTGGTCGGTCTTCGCAGCGGATCTGGACGGGGATAGCGATGTCGATTTGGCCACGGCCAATTTCTACACCGACAGCGTGTCGGTGCTCAAGAACAACGGCGACGCGAGCTTTGCGGCGGCCATCCGCTTCGCGGTTGGTGATTCGCCGATATCGGTCGCGGCCGCCGATCTGGATGGCGACAATGATGCCGACCTCGCCGTGGCCAACTACTCCAGCCAGAACGTCGCAGTGCTGACAAACAACGGAGATGGGACCTTTGCGCCGGCAGTGTTCCATCTGGCCTGGAACCTCCCCACGGACGTTCGCGCCGCCGATCTGGACGGGGATGGAGATGCCGACCTCGTGGTTGCGAACAGGTTAAGCGACAATGTGTCTGTGCTGAGGAACAACGGCGACGGGACATTTGAGGCCGTCCCGTACTACCCGGCCGGAGACGGGCCCCAGTCGGTTTCCATCGCGGACTTGGATGGGGATGACGATCTCGACTTGGCAGTAGCCGATTACTACGGCGACAGCGTGTCCGTGTTGATGAACTGCACGGTGCCACCGTGTCCGTGTGTCTGTCATGCGGACCCGCAGTGTGACAGCGTAACCTCGGTGCACGACGTCGTGCGGACTGTGGATGTCGCCTTCCGCGGTGATTCGGCCCCGATCGACCCGCTTTGCCCCTACGAACAGACGGACGTCAACTGCAGCGGCATGACGACGGTTCACGACGTGGTGAGGATGGTCAACGTCGCCTTCCGCGGGGCGGACAAGGCCACCGAGTTCTGCGATCCCTGCGCGCCGTGA
- a CDS encoding integrin alpha has translation MKTGLSASRWAHRALVAAWLCAMTTAAGTVHGSEWPFVLLYQKDGAAAYYGLGYSVAGAGDVNGDGYADFIIGAIGANSAYVHSGLNGSLLYQKYGAAASDQFGWSVAGTGDVDGDGRADFIIGAPYADPGARADAGSAYVYSGANGLLLYQKDGAAAGDNLGRSVAGAVDVNGDGKGDFIVGAPYADPGGRATAGSAYVYSGVNGTLLYQKDGAAAGDALGSSVAGSADVTGDGRADFIIGAVAASPGGRWGAGSVYVYSGLSGSLLYQKDGVAAGDNFGLSVAGAGDVNGDGYADFIIGAGYADPGGRSDAGSVYLYSGQNESLLYQKDGAAAGDRLGNSVAGVGDVNGDGKADFIIGADFADPGGHAYAGSAYVYSGLDGALLFQKDGEAANHWLGYSVASAGDINGDGRADFIIGVYGANPGGRTDAGSAYVFQSGYREQIVHVTDVGNDQGRRVRIQWLSHPGADNFVKDFAIYRRIGAYKSGEKAYDPYGLKDTPPGDWDYVLTVPARGDTLYSTEVPTDADSTITDGMYWSVFFVSAIGDNPTDHFDSPPDSGHSKDNLAPAPPIALVATAAGTDVDLDWRSVAEDDFDYYWVYRDIVPGFIPVPSTRVGATCDSSFLDQSVPAGGTVYYKIRAVDFSGNEGDPSNEAAVTLCSCPCHGDPQCDGLPNVQDVVQTVNVAFRGSVPVSDPDCPRERTDVNCDNVTTVQDVVKVVNVAFRGANPATEFCDPCAP, from the coding sequence ATGAAGACAGGTTTAAGTGCTTCCCGATGGGCTCACCGCGCGCTTGTCGCGGCGTGGCTTTGCGCAATGACAACTGCGGCGGGTACGGTGCACGGCTCAGAGTGGCCGTTCGTGCTCCTCTATCAGAAGGACGGAGCTGCTGCCTACTACGGGCTGGGGTACTCGGTGGCAGGGGCGGGGGATGTGAATGGGGATGGGTATGCCGATTTCATCATTGGCGCGATCGGCGCCAACTCGGCATACGTCCACTCCGGTCTGAATGGATCGCTTTTGTACCAGAAGTATGGTGCGGCTGCCAGTGACCAATTCGGGTGGTCGGTAGCCGGGACGGGGGATGTGGACGGGGATGGTAGAGCCGACTTCATCATCGGCGCTCCCTATGCCGACCCCGGCGCACGTGCGGATGCTGGGTCCGCATATGTCTACTCCGGAGCGAATGGTCTGCTGCTGTACCAGAAAGACGGCGCCGCTGCCGGTGACAACTTGGGACGCTCGGTAGCCGGGGCGGTGGATGTGAATGGCGATGGGAAAGGCGACTTCATCGTCGGCGCTCCTTATGCCGATCCCGGTGGGCGTGCAACGGCGGGGTCCGCGTACGTCTACTCCGGTGTGAACGGGACGCTGTTGTATCAGAAGGACGGAGCAGCAGCCGGTGACGCGCTTGGGTCGTCGGTCGCCGGCTCTGCGGATGTGACCGGGGATGGAAGGGCTGATTTCATCATTGGCGCAGTAGCCGCCAGCCCGGGCGGACGTTGGGGTGCGGGGTCGGTGTATGTTTACTCCGGTCTGAGCGGATCGCTTCTGTACCAGAAGGACGGGGTGGCTGCCGGTGACAACTTCGGGTTGTCCGTCGCCGGGGCAGGGGATGTGAACGGAGACGGTTATGCCGATTTCATCATCGGCGCCGGATATGCCGACCCTGGCGGACGTTCGGATGCGGGATCGGTCTACCTCTACTCCGGTCAGAACGAATCGCTCCTGTACCAAAAGGATGGCGCGGCTGCCGGTGACCGCTTGGGGAACTCGGTAGCCGGGGTCGGGGATGTGAACGGCGATGGGAAGGCGGATTTTATCATCGGCGCCGATTTCGCCGACCCCGGGGGACACGCATACGCCGGGTCCGCGTATGTCTATTCCGGGCTGGACGGCGCGCTGCTCTTCCAGAAAGACGGCGAGGCGGCAAATCACTGGCTCGGCTATTCCGTTGCCAGCGCGGGGGACATCAACGGTGACGGCCGGGCCGATTTCATCATCGGCGTTTACGGGGCCAATCCCGGCGGTCGCACCGACGCTGGCAGCGCCTACGTGTTCCAGTCCGGCTATCGGGAACAAATCGTGCACGTCACCGACGTCGGCAACGATCAGGGCAGGAGAGTCCGAATCCAATGGCTGAGCCATCCGGGCGCGGACAACTTCGTCAAGGACTTCGCAATCTACCGGCGGATCGGAGCATACAAGTCCGGGGAGAAAGCGTACGATCCCTATGGCCTGAAGGACACGCCGCCCGGCGACTGGGATTATGTCCTGACTGTCCCGGCGCGCGGCGATACACTCTACAGCACCGAGGTGCCCACCGATGCCGACTCTACCATTACGGACGGTATGTACTGGAGCGTGTTCTTCGTGAGCGCGATTGGGGATAATCCCACAGACCATTTTGATTCACCACCCGATTCGGGACACTCGAAGGACAATCTCGCTCCGGCTCCGCCGATCGCCCTTGTCGCCACGGCTGCGGGCACCGATGTTGATCTCGACTGGCGGTCGGTCGCCGAGGACGACTTCGACTACTACTGGGTGTATCGGGACATCGTTCCCGGTTTCATTCCCGTCCCGTCAACGCGCGTCGGTGCCACCTGCGATTCGTCTTTCCTTGACCAATCGGTGCCTGCCGGCGGAACAGTCTACTACAAGATTCGCGCCGTGGACTTCTCAGGGAACGAGGGTGATCCGTCGAATGAAGCGGCGGTGACTCTTTGCTCATGCCCATGCCATGGCGACCCACAATGCGACGGGCTCCCAAACGTCCAAGACGTCGTGCAGACCGTAAACGTGGCGTTTCGCGGTTCAGTTCCGGTGTCTGATCCCGATTGCCCGCGGGAGCGCACCGATGTGAACTGCGATAACGTCACCACCGTGCAGGATGTCGTCAAGGTTGTGAACGTAGCTTTCCGCGGCGCCAATCCAGCTACCGAATTCTGCGACCCCTGCGCGCCGTGA